A genome region from Thermincola ferriacetica includes the following:
- the pfkA gene encoding 6-phosphofructokinase, with product MKRIGVLTSGGDAPGMNAAIRAVVRKGIFEGLEVVGIKRGYAGLINGEFVDMNLGSVADIIQRGGTILRTARSEEFRTVEGRRRAYANMQEQGIEGLIVIGGDGSFRGAQIFSQEHGVKVIGIPGTIDNDIPCSDYSIGFDTSVNTVVDAINKIRDTATSHERTYVIEVMGRHAGYIALEAGLAGGAESILIPEIPFSIDEIIEKLHRGQKRGKLHSIIVVAEGAASGIEIGKQIKEKTGFDTKVTILGHLQRGGTPTAFDRVLASRMGALAVDLIKAGESGKMIARQHNDLVAVDFDCALSEKRTIDHSVYELAGILAI from the coding sequence TTGAAGAGAATTGGAGTCTTGACCAGCGGCGGAGATGCGCCGGGCATGAATGCAGCTATCCGGGCAGTTGTGCGCAAAGGTATTTTTGAAGGGCTGGAAGTTGTTGGTATCAAACGCGGGTACGCCGGTTTGATTAACGGTGAGTTTGTGGATATGAATCTGGGTTCCGTGGCTGATATTATTCAGCGGGGCGGTACCATTCTGCGGACTGCCCGTTCCGAGGAATTCCGTACTGTAGAAGGCAGGCGTCGTGCTTATGCCAATATGCAGGAACAGGGTATTGAAGGACTGATAGTTATTGGCGGGGACGGTTCTTTCCGCGGTGCCCAAATTTTTAGCCAAGAACATGGCGTCAAGGTAATCGGCATACCGGGCACTATAGATAATGACATTCCCTGCAGTGATTATTCTATCGGTTTTGATACCTCTGTGAATACAGTGGTGGATGCCATAAACAAAATTCGTGATACGGCTACTTCCCATGAGCGTACTTACGTAATCGAGGTTATGGGCAGGCACGCGGGGTATATAGCCCTGGAAGCAGGCTTGGCCGGAGGCGCGGAATCAATTTTGATTCCCGAAATCCCTTTCAGTATCGATGAGATTATTGAAAAACTGCACCGGGGGCAGAAAAGAGGAAAATTGCACAGCATCATAGTAGTTGCGGAAGGTGCTGCCAGCGGTATTGAAATAGGAAAGCAGATCAAAGAAAAAACGGGGTTTGATACCAAGGTGACCATTCTTGGCCATCTCCAAAGGGGAGGTACGCCTACGGCCTTTGACCGGGTGCTGGCCAGCCGGATGGGCGCTTTGGCTGTTGATTTGATAAAAGCCGGGGAGAGCGGGAAGATGATTGCCCGCCAGCATAACGACTTAGTGGCCGTTGACTTTGATTGTGCTTTAAGCGAAAAACGGACTATCGACCATTCTGTTTATGAGCTGGCCGGCATACTGGCAATTTAA